The genomic interval TGTCATACAGACTGAAGCGGACATTATTGCCGACTCAGAACGGTTGTTAAAAAGTTATCATGACCCCAAAGAAGGTTCAATGATACAGCTTGCTCTGGCTCCCTGTTCACCATTTTCTGTCAGTGAGCAATTGATGAAAGATACTGCCGAGCTGGCACGGCAATATCAGGTGTCGCTGCATACTCATCTGGCCGAAACTGTGGATGAAAACCATTTTTGTGTACAGAAATATGGTATGCGTCCGACCGACTACCTGGAACATTGTGGTTGGTTGCGTAAAGGCACCTGGCTGGCTCACGGCATCCATTTTACGGATGAGGAAATATACCGTCTCGGGCAAGCAGAAGTGGGTATCGCACATTGCCCGACGTCCAACATGCTGCTGGCTTCAGGTACCTGTCCAACACTGGAACTGGAGCAGGCTGGTTGTCATATTGGTTTGGGTGTAGATGGTTCAGCCAGTAACGATTGCTCGAATATGATGCAGGAGGTTCGCCAGTCGTTATTGCAGCAACGGTTAAAATATGGGACTGAGAAAATCACCCAACATACCGTTCTGAACTGGGCCACGCGTGGTTCTGCCAAGGTTTTGGGGCGTAGCGATATCGGTGCCATTGAGGTTGGCAAACAGGCAGATCTTGCCATGTTTGTGTTGGATGAACTGCGGTTCTCCGGTGCTGCTGATCCGATTGCTGCGCTGGTGCTCTGCGGTGCCCAAAAAGTCAGTCACTTAATGGTTGCCGGACAATGGGCTGTGGAAGATGGTTTGCTGCATATCGATCTGGAAGCGTTGAGATTACACCATACGGAACTGGCCAGGCGGTTGTTGTAGGCCTCTTTTCCTAAGTTCTGTGCAGGTCTCTGCCAACAGAGTGGGTGCTATACGATATTTAATGCTCGTGTTTTATCGGCTTATCATCTCTGTTGGTGGAAATACGGGCGTTTGTTTTCCTATAATCCCCCTCCTTTTAATATTTTCTGAAACGACAATCGCATAATCGAGAGCATTTCCCCATGGAAAAAACCTATCAGCCTCAGGACATTGAGCAGAAACATTATCAGAGCTGGGAACAAGGTGATTACTTTGCCCCCAAGGGAGAAGGCGAAGGTTACTGCATTGTCATTCCGCCACCGAATGTGACCGGTAGTCTGCACATGGGCCACGCCTTCCAGCAGACCATTATGGATGCGCTGACCCGTTACAAACGCATGAGTGGTCATAAGACCCTGTGGCAGCCTGGAACTGATCACGCCGGTATTGCCACGCAGATGGTAGTGGAGCGTCTGCTCGCGGCGGATGGCAAAACCCGTCACGATCTTGGGCGCGAAACCTTTATAGACCGGGTCTGGCAATGGAAAGAGGAAAGCGGCGGCAACATTACCCGGCAGATGCGTCGTCTGGGAGACTCTGTGGACTGGTCCCGTGAAGCGTTCACCATGGATGACAATCTGGCCGCAGCAGTCAAAGAAACCTTTGTCCGTCTGTATGACGAAGGGCTGATTTATCGTGGCAAACGTCTGGTGAACTGGGATCCGAAACTACACACCGCCATCTCCGATCTTGAGGTCGAGAACAAAGAGGAAAACGGCAAACTGTGGCATTTTCGCTATCCACTGGCAGATGGCGTGAAAACCGCTGACGGTAAGGATTATATTGTCGTGGCAACCACCCGGCCAGAGACCTTGCTCGGAGATACCGCAGTTGCCGTGAACCCCGAAGATGAACGCTATCAGTCCATTATCGGTCAATATGTTGAACTGCCATTGGTTGGTCGCCGGCTGCCCATTGTGGCTGATGACTACGTGGATATGGCATTTGGCACCGGCTGCGTGAAAATTACACCCGCTCATGATTTCAACGACTATGAACTGGGTAAGCGTCACAGTGCGCCGCTGGTGAATGTGTTTGATGCCAGTGCCAACATTCTCGCCACCGCGCAGGCGTTTCACTATGACGGCAGTATCAACCCGGATGTCCCCGGCACCATTCCGGACGGTTATGCCGGTTTGTCCCGATACGAGGCCAGAAGCAAAATCGTGGCAGATTTTGAACAGTTGGGGCTGCTCGAAGAGATCAAGGATCATACCCTGATGGTGCCCAGAGGGGACCGTTCAGGTGAAGCGATTGAACCATGGCTGACCGATCAATGGTATGTGCGTACTGCTCCGCTGGCGGAACCGGCGATTAAAGCTGTAGAGAATGGCGATATCGAATTTGTGCCAAAACAGTGGGAAAACACCTATTTTGCCTGGATGCGGGATATTCAGGACTGGTGTATTTCGCGGCAATTGTGGTGGGGACACCAGATTCCCGCCTGGTATGACCAGAATGGTGAAGTTTACGTGGCCCGTTCTGAAGCGGAGGTCCGGCAGAAATACAAACTGGCGGATGATGTACAGCTGACTCAGGATGAAGATGTGCTGGATACCTGGTTCAGTTCTGGCCTGTGGTCGTTTTCGACCCTGGGCTGGCCTGATGAAACCGCGGCTCTGAAAGAGTTCCACAGCACCGATGTACTGGTGACCGGCTTTGACATCATCTTTTTCTGGGTGGCACGCATGATCATGATGACCATGCACTTCATCAAAGATGACGATGGCAAGCCTCAGGTGCCCTTCAAAAAAGTGTATGTCACCGGTCTGATCCGGGATGAAAACGGCCAGAAAATGTCCAAGTCCAAAGGCAATGTGATTGACCCGATCGATCTGATCGATGGTATCAGTCTCGATGACCTGTTGGCCAAACGCACCAGCGGACTGATGCAGCCACAGCTGGCGGCCAAAATCGAGAAAAACACCCGCAAGTCCTTTCCCAATGGTTTCGAACGCTCCGGGACCGATGCCCTGCGTTTTACGCTGACCTCACTGGCGGCTACCGGGCGTGACATCAATTTTGATGTTAAGCGACTGGAAGGGTATCGGAATTTCTGTAACAAGCTGTGGAATGCGGCCCGCTATGTTCGCATGAATACCGTGGAAGCCTACGATTCCGAGGCATTGGCGGTTCAGGATCTGAACAATGAATCCTATGAGCTGTCGCTGGCCGACCGTTGGATCATTTCCCGCCTGCAGCGTCTGGAACAGGATGTTGCCCGTTACTTTGATAACTATCGGTTTGATCTGATGAGCCAGGCCATTTATGACTTTGTCTGGAATGAATACTGCGACTGGTATCTGGAGTTGAGTAAACCGGTGCTGTGGCAGGAAGATGGTTCCGAAACACTGAAACGCGGAACCCGACGGACGCTGGTGCGGGTATTGGAAGCCATCCTGCGAATTGCACATCCGATCATGCCTTTCATTACCGAAGAAATCTGGTTGAATGTGCGGGATCTGGCCGGGCAGGAAGGCGACACCATCATGTTGCGTCCTTACCCGGTGGCGGATGAAACCCAGTTGGATGAAAGTGCTGAGCAGGACATCGAATGGATCAAGGGTGTGATCGTTGGTGTGCGTAATATTCGTGGTGAAATGCAGATTTCGCCGGTCAAAGCCATCGATGTGATTTTGAAAGGCAATAATGCCGTTGATCAGCAGCGTTTACAGAAAAACTCTGAGTTCCTGATCAAACTGGCCAAACTGGAAAGTATTCGCTGGCTCAATGAAGATGAAGACGCACCGCTGTCTTCAACCGCATTGGTGGGTGAGACTCAGGTGTTGGTGCCCATGGCCGGTCTGATCGATGTGGCCGCCGAACAGGCGCGTCTGCAAAAGGAAATTACCCGAGTGGCGCAGGATCTGCAGCGTACTGAAGCTAAACTGAGCAATGAGAACTTTCTGGCCAAGGCACAGGAAGCGGTCGTCAATAAAGAAAAAGAAAAGGCTGCTGATCTGCAGGGTAAACTGGCGAGTCTGCAGGAACAGGCCGACAAACTGGCGGAACTAAACTGATCCTGCCATTGTCAGTCTGTCATCCGGAGCGTGCACTTATGGCCGCTCCGGATAGTTATTGTTGCCATGTCATCTAATAAAACAGGCGCTGGTGCGGTTCTTGGGTGTCGGAAATGCTGTTTCAGTGGCGATGTAAGTGAGTGATCTCTGGTTTCACGGAGCAAAGCTCGTCACTCACAGTAACCCTCGCTGAGCCAGCATTGCGATATTTTTCACTCTAAAATCATCGGGTTCTTCATTCTCGGAAGCGACCTTAACTGCCGATCATGCCAGCCACTTAACAACAGTAAACTGGCGATTGCGCCGAACAGCGCGTAAGCCATATCTGACTGGGTATCCCAGACATAGCCTTGAGTTCCCAGAAATGCCTCGGCACTGTCGCCGGTTGCAACGGCCACCCACCATTCGATCAGTTCATAAAATGCACTGAAGGCCAGGCAGAAGCAGACAATAAAAAATGAACTCATGATATTGCCGTTAATGATCTGTCTGCGTTTGATGATTTCCCGGGCGATCATGGCCGGAACAAAACCCTGGACCAAGTGTCCGAGTTTGTCGTAGTTATTGCGCGCCATGCCGAAGTAATCCCGAATGACATCAAACAAAGGAACCTCGGCATAGGTGTAGTGACCGCCGACCATCAGCACCAGACAGTGGACCAGAATCAGACTGTAGACCAGAGTGGTAAAACGGAATGAACGATAGGTGATGGCCAGAACGACTGCACCGATCATGGCTGGCACGGTTTCCAGAAACCAGGTGAATTGATCCTTGGGGTGTATGCCTGACCAGACAAGCGCCAGCGTAAAAGTACCGATCCAGAGTGCCTTTCCCATAGTGATTTCCATCCTTACTATTTTGATTTATTGGCGGTTGGACCGGTGTTGCCTGTGTATAAGTCACGGATCTGTTGTCAGAAAACCAACAGGCCTGCGAGTAGAAAAGTCATTAATACCAGGATAAATCCCTGCAGAACGGCAATCAGGATACCTTTCAAAAAGCTGGTATCCAGTACCATCATGTACGCCACGGCTGTCAGTGGCAGGGATAACAGAATGCCCAGTTGTTCGCTCAACGCAGGCACAATTCTGATGGCCATTAACTGAATGATGCTGGCAACGATGAGGGCCCCCAAACAGGTAAAAAAGCCGGTGTTCTTGGCACCGACCATGGATGCCGCGAGTTTAACGGGTATCACCATGACGGTGATCATAATCAGTAAAGCGAGCAACAGCTCCATGACAGGTTCTCCATTGATCAGGTCATAATATGTCAGATGAGGGCCGGGCAGGCTGAAGTCAAATGCGCTTAACGCGAACCTGCTTCAGTTTGTTGTACACTGTCACTCAATTGGGTAACGGGATTGGAACATGGCTGGTGAAAAAAACACTCCAGAAAAATTACTGGATCTTGCGGAAACGTATATTCGAACGGGAGGATACAGCTCGTTCAGCTTTCGCGATCTGGCCCGCGATACCGGAATCAAGAGTGCCAGCGTGCATTATCATTTTCCCACCAAAGGGCACCTGGCAGCCGCAGTGGCATTGCGTTATCGCAGCCGGTTTGAACAGGCGCTGATGGACCCTGATT from Gynuella sunshinyii YC6258 carries:
- a CDS encoding 8-oxoguanine deaminase; amino-acid sequence: MARIWIKEPLAVYQDVVADCRGGIVVEQSKIVELLGLNEQPSFPVDEVFDARNLVVIPGLINTHHHFYQTLTRCLPEAMNKPLFPWLKVLYRVWERLTPELLEVSSELAAAELMLSGCTTICDHHYVFPKGLEQAIDIQIAAVQHLGARATLTRGSMSLGESQGGLPPDSVIQTEADIIADSERLLKSYHDPKEGSMIQLALAPCSPFSVSEQLMKDTAELARQYQVSLHTHLAETVDENHFCVQKYGMRPTDYLEHCGWLRKGTWLAHGIHFTDEEIYRLGQAEVGIAHCPTSNMLLASGTCPTLELEQAGCHIGLGVDGSASNDCSNMMQEVRQSLLQQRLKYGTEKITQHTVLNWATRGSAKVLGRSDIGAIEVGKQADLAMFVLDELRFSGAADPIAALVLCGAQKVSHLMVAGQWAVEDGLLHIDLEALRLHHTELARRLL
- a CDS encoding valine--tRNA ligase; translation: MEKTYQPQDIEQKHYQSWEQGDYFAPKGEGEGYCIVIPPPNVTGSLHMGHAFQQTIMDALTRYKRMSGHKTLWQPGTDHAGIATQMVVERLLAADGKTRHDLGRETFIDRVWQWKEESGGNITRQMRRLGDSVDWSREAFTMDDNLAAAVKETFVRLYDEGLIYRGKRLVNWDPKLHTAISDLEVENKEENGKLWHFRYPLADGVKTADGKDYIVVATTRPETLLGDTAVAVNPEDERYQSIIGQYVELPLVGRRLPIVADDYVDMAFGTGCVKITPAHDFNDYELGKRHSAPLVNVFDASANILATAQAFHYDGSINPDVPGTIPDGYAGLSRYEARSKIVADFEQLGLLEEIKDHTLMVPRGDRSGEAIEPWLTDQWYVRTAPLAEPAIKAVENGDIEFVPKQWENTYFAWMRDIQDWCISRQLWWGHQIPAWYDQNGEVYVARSEAEVRQKYKLADDVQLTQDEDVLDTWFSSGLWSFSTLGWPDETAALKEFHSTDVLVTGFDIIFFWVARMIMMTMHFIKDDDGKPQVPFKKVYVTGLIRDENGQKMSKSKGNVIDPIDLIDGISLDDLLAKRTSGLMQPQLAAKIEKNTRKSFPNGFERSGTDALRFTLTSLAATGRDINFDVKRLEGYRNFCNKLWNAARYVRMNTVEAYDSEALAVQDLNNESYELSLADRWIISRLQRLEQDVARYFDNYRFDLMSQAIYDFVWNEYCDWYLELSKPVLWQEDGSETLKRGTRRTLVRVLEAILRIAHPIMPFITEEIWLNVRDLAGQEGDTIMLRPYPVADETQLDESAEQDIEWIKGVIVGVRNIRGEMQISPVKAIDVILKGNNAVDQQRLQKNSEFLIKLAKLESIRWLNEDEDAPLSSTALVGETQVLVPMAGLIDVAAEQARLQKEITRVAQDLQRTEAKLSNENFLAKAQEAVVNKEKEKAADLQGKLASLQEQADKLAELN
- a CDS encoding DUF2238 domain-containing protein, which codes for MGKALWIGTFTLALVWSGIHPKDQFTWFLETVPAMIGAVVLAITYRSFRFTTLVYSLILVHCLVLMVGGHYTYAEVPLFDVIRDYFGMARNNYDKLGHLVQGFVPAMIAREIIKRRQIINGNIMSSFFIVCFCLAFSAFYELIEWWVAVATGDSAEAFLGTQGYVWDTQSDMAYALFGAIASLLLLSGWHDRQLRSLPRMKNPMILE